From a single Nostoc sp. MS1 genomic region:
- a CDS encoding CbtB domain-containing protein encodes MTAFSSNPVLRKTASVTLSKPVQVSLYMMLSSLVIWTVFFSTYPAAHNTTHSLRHHTIGVACH; translated from the coding sequence ATGACAGCTTTTTCTTCTAATCCAGTTTTACGTAAGACAGCGAGTGTTACTCTATCTAAGCCTGTGCAAGTATCACTTTATATGATGCTATCTTCTCTCGTTATCTGGACTGTGTTCTTCTCTACTTATCCTGCTGCTCACAACACAACACACTCATTACGCCACCATACAATAGGTGTTGCTTGCCACTAA
- a CDS encoding multicopper oxidase domain-containing protein → MPDNFVLGNQSLWSRRQLLKLGISGAGVTGAAVLWNTLSQSKSVIRVPQMEMDAPDNVAQPMRMLREFDYGTVKKENGRTIREFQLTAGTSVIQLNSAVSYNIWDLNGRIPGPTLRAKQGDRIRVLFHNQAGHSHSLHFHGVHPAEMDGIRPVSNNSATIYEFDAEPYGVHLYHCHIEPVTRHIAKGLYGMFIIDPPTPRPPADEIVLVMAGYDINDDNHNEFYAFNGLPHHYMDNPIQIYQNQLVRLYVLNIIEFDPAVTFHLHANFFDVYRYGMSMQASEKTDVLTMGIAERHILEFAFRYPGKYMFHPHQDALAENGCMGQFEVVANNPQNSSA, encoded by the coding sequence ATGCCCGATAATTTTGTGCTGGGTAATCAAAGTCTGTGGAGTCGTCGTCAATTACTGAAATTGGGGATATCGGGTGCTGGCGTAACGGGTGCGGCGGTGCTGTGGAATACCTTGTCACAGAGTAAGTCTGTGATCAGAGTGCCGCAAATGGAAATGGACGCACCTGACAATGTTGCGCAACCCATGCGGATGCTGCGAGAGTTTGATTATGGAACGGTGAAAAAAGAAAATGGTCGCACTATTCGAGAGTTTCAGTTAACGGCTGGTACTTCGGTTATTCAGCTAAATAGTGCAGTATCCTACAACATCTGGGATCTTAATGGTCGCATACCAGGGCCGACACTACGAGCAAAACAAGGCGATCGCATTAGAGTACTATTTCACAACCAAGCTGGACATTCCCACTCGCTACATTTTCATGGTGTACATCCAGCCGAAATGGATGGGATACGTCCAGTAAGTAATAATAGCGCCACAATTTACGAGTTTGACGCAGAACCTTACGGCGTTCACTTGTACCATTGTCATATTGAACCTGTTACCCGCCACATCGCCAAAGGTTTATATGGAATGTTTATCATCGATCCGCCGACACCTCGTCCTCCGGCTGATGAGATAGTGCTGGTGATGGCTGGTTATGACATTAACGATGATAACCATAATGAGTTTTATGCTTTTAACGGATTACCCCATCACTATATGGATAATCCGATTCAGATTTATCAAAATCAGTTAGTGCGGTTATATGTCCTCAACATTATCGAATTTGATCCGGCTGTAACATTTCACCTCCACGCCAACTTCTTTGATGTGTATAGATATGGCATGAGTATGCAGGCTAGTGAGAAAACTGATGTCTTGACGATGGGAATTGCGGAAAGACACATACTAGAGTTTGCGTTTCGCTATCCAGGTAAGTATATGTTCCATCCTCATCAAGATGCACTTGCCGAGAACGGTTGTATGGGTCAATTTGAAGTTGTTGCGAACAATCCTCAAAATTCATCTGCTTAA
- a CDS encoding FTR1 family protein: MDFSTALPTYFITLREGVEAALVVGIVLALLKKAKQSRLNSWVYAGVGVGIVVSALIGVLFTWIIKVVTAANPQYASVVEPMLEGVFSVLAIAMLSWMLLWMTKQARFMKAQVEGAITEALTQDANAGWGVFSLILVAVVREGFETVLFVAANFQQGIVPAVGAIAGLASATAIGVLLFKLGVKINIRQFFQVMGVLLVLIVAGLVVSALNHFDEAIANLALSNRASEDLCFYYEHFTKIHSCILGPLVWNTEKILPDEQFPGIVLKSLFGYREHLYIVEAVGYLVFLLTVGGLYFRSLTGGSEKATKTVSVSQR; this comes from the coding sequence ATGGACTTTAGTACTGCTCTACCTACTTATTTCATTACACTCCGAGAGGGAGTAGAAGCCGCCTTAGTTGTTGGTATTGTGTTGGCTTTACTGAAAAAAGCCAAGCAAAGCCGCCTCAATTCTTGGGTGTATGCTGGTGTCGGCGTTGGTATTGTTGTTAGTGCGCTGATTGGGGTGCTGTTCACTTGGATAATTAAGGTAGTCACAGCTGCTAATCCTCAATACGCCTCTGTAGTTGAGCCGATGCTAGAAGGTGTGTTTAGTGTTTTGGCGATCGCCATGCTCAGTTGGATGTTACTCTGGATGACGAAACAAGCCAGATTCATGAAAGCCCAAGTTGAAGGGGCAATTACTGAGGCGCTAACGCAAGATGCTAATGCTGGCTGGGGGGTTTTTAGTTTAATATTAGTTGCCGTTGTCCGCGAAGGTTTTGAGACGGTATTATTTGTTGCCGCTAACTTTCAACAGGGAATTGTCCCAGCAGTTGGGGCGATCGCGGGTTTAGCTAGTGCAACTGCGATCGGTGTACTCTTATTTAAGCTGGGCGTTAAAATTAATATCCGCCAGTTCTTCCAAGTGATGGGCGTTTTATTAGTTTTAATTGTTGCAGGATTAGTAGTTTCTGCCCTAAATCATTTTGATGAAGCTATAGCTAATTTAGCTCTAAGCAACCGCGCCTCAGAAGACCTTTGTTTCTATTACGAACACTTTACTAAAATTCACTCTTGTATTTTAGGACCGCTTGTTTGGAATACTGAAAAAATATTACCTGATGAGCAGTTTCCAGGAATAGTTCTTAAATCATTATTTGGTTATAGAGAACATCTTTATATTGTAGAAGCAGTGGGCTATCTCGTATTTTTACTCACTGTAGGCGGTTTATATTTCCGCAGTTTAACAGGTGGTTCGGAGAAAGCGACAAAAACCGTATCAGTTTCTCAAAGATAA
- a CDS encoding ComEA family DNA-binding protein produces the protein MVKLRYICLAVAACFIVSLSSCTGGTPTADNSQSGTANSTAQTTETVNHAGHASKAKININTAILSELDKFEGKLGVPALSNKIQAGRPYGSPEDLVTKKVITQEQFDQIKDQVTVQEVVLVGEAKDVDYMTKLGLMKGHLLVAQELLDQNQPKQAEPHIGHPVEEIYVDVEDQLNERKVKEFKTTLVSLQDLVKSKPKDAKVKTNFSASEQSINGAIATLPEAQRNKPGFVLQVVNGLLDAANSEYGAAIADGKISAAIEYQDSRGFVFYADELYQGISSQLAQINPEANKAIQTSFAELKKVWPAAIPPATPVKTTQEVTKLIKDIEANSQKVIDQSSTQAQK, from the coding sequence ATGGTTAAACTTCGTTACATCTGCTTGGCTGTCGCCGCCTGCTTCATCGTTTCCCTAAGTTCTTGCACTGGAGGAACACCCACAGCAGATAATTCCCAATCAGGTACTGCTAACTCTACCGCTCAGACGACGGAAACTGTCAATCATGCTGGACATGCTAGTAAAGCCAAAATCAATATCAACACAGCTATTTTGTCAGAGTTGGATAAGTTTGAAGGTAAGTTAGGTGTGCCAGCCTTATCAAACAAAATTCAAGCTGGTCGTCCCTACGGTAGTCCTGAAGATTTAGTAACGAAGAAAGTTATTACTCAAGAACAGTTCGACCAAATTAAGGATCAGGTGACTGTACAAGAAGTTGTGTTAGTGGGTGAAGCCAAAGATGTTGATTACATGACAAAGCTGGGCTTGATGAAAGGACATTTATTAGTAGCCCAAGAACTACTTGACCAAAATCAGCCCAAACAAGCAGAACCCCACATTGGACACCCTGTAGAGGAAATCTACGTGGATGTGGAAGACCAATTAAATGAACGTAAGGTTAAAGAATTTAAGACAACTTTGGTAAGTTTGCAAGATTTAGTCAAATCTAAACCAAAAGATGCCAAAGTCAAGACTAATTTTAGTGCTTCAGAGCAGTCTATTAATGGCGCGATCGCCACTTTACCAGAAGCCCAACGCAACAAACCCGGATTTGTCTTGCAAGTAGTCAACGGTTTATTAGATGCAGCTAACTCCGAATACGGCGCGGCGATCGCAGATGGTAAAATTTCTGCTGCCATCGAATATCAAGACTCTCGCGGCTTTGTATTCTACGCTGACGAACTCTATCAAGGGATTTCTTCTCAATTAGCGCAAATAAACCCTGAAGCCAACAAAGCCATACAAACTAGCTTTGCTGAACTCAAAAAAGTCTGGCCAGCCGCCATCCCTCCAGCAACACCAGTTAAAACCACCCAAGAAGTAACTAAATTAATCAAAGATATTGAGGCAAACTCTCAAAAGGTGATTGATCAATCAAGTACACAAGCGCAAAAATAG
- a CDS encoding ABC transporter substrate-binding protein, with the protein MLRRWIVSTCAILLCIFLIACNTTNTPQLQTQAKPSITTANSESQELPKISAKRVITLSSLTTDIIAQLDKTKLVGISGSALFKSDPRFQDIPRVSEGQSPPNLEKIVALKPDLVIGAEGFSNQPIQRLQQLGIETLLTQINTWSSLEDITKKLAQLIDANPQPLLEKYNSFLPEGTKTNISTLVLVSSQPILAPNKNSWAGDLLEKFQVKNLAAELQGKSPISGYVTLSAEKVLEANPEAIILINSPQSSSKTAVLDDFKKQGFWQKLAAAKNNRVYVFDYYGLVNPGSIEAIKKACEQLKQDFL; encoded by the coding sequence ATGCTGCGTCGCTGGATAGTATCTACTTGTGCCATTCTTTTATGTATATTTTTAATAGCGTGTAATACTACAAATACTCCGCAACTACAGACACAAGCTAAACCAAGTATTACAACAGCTAATAGTGAATCTCAAGAATTACCCAAAATATCTGCTAAAAGAGTTATCACTCTTTCTTCTTTAACTACTGATATTATCGCTCAACTTGATAAAACAAAACTTGTGGGTATTTCTGGTAGTGCATTGTTTAAAAGTGACCCACGTTTTCAAGATATTCCTCGTGTTAGCGAAGGTCAAAGTCCTCCTAATTTAGAAAAAATTGTTGCCCTTAAACCAGATTTAGTCATTGGCGCAGAAGGCTTCTCTAACCAACCAATTCAACGTTTACAGCAATTAGGTATTGAAACTTTGCTCACTCAAATAAATACTTGGTCATCTTTGGAAGATATTACTAAAAAACTTGCTCAGTTAATTGATGCTAATCCTCAACCTTTATTAGAAAAATATAATAGTTTTCTTCCAGAGGGAACAAAAACAAATATTTCGACTTTAGTTCTGGTAAGTAGTCAACCAATTTTAGCTCCAAATAAGAATAGTTGGGCTGGAGATTTGTTAGAAAAATTCCAGGTAAAAAACTTAGCCGCAGAGTTACAAGGTAAAAGTCCGATTTCTGGTTATGTGACTCTTTCAGCAGAGAAGGTTTTAGAAGCAAATCCAGAAGCAATTATTTTAATTAATTCTCCTCAAAGTAGTTCCAAAACGGCAGTTTTGGATGATTTCAAAAAGCAGGGTTTTTGGCAAAAATTAGCAGCAGCTAAAAATAATCGAGTATATGTTTTTGATTATTATGGATTAGTAAACCCAGGTAGTATAGAGGCTATAAAAAAAGCTTGTGAGCAGCTTAAGCAAGATTTCTTATAG
- a CDS encoding transposase family protein produces MDMNMELTNLLDLQGVQVESKDISEEAIVFNLTISAKGMYCPHSHYTEELHQVRPILVRDLAAFGKPVYLNLPRRQFYCRICQRYFTEHLDFIDYRRKYTQRYEVSIYSQVNNLGVEQVSQQEKLNIEQVKNIFNHVQHKQQSQQITSALKPCSKY; encoded by the coding sequence ATGGACATGAATATGGAGTTAACAAACCTACTGGATTTACAAGGCGTGCAAGTAGAATCCAAGGATATTTCTGAAGAAGCGATCGTTTTTAACTTAACAATTTCGGCTAAAGGAATGTATTGCCCACATTCTCATTACACAGAAGAATTACACCAAGTCAGACCAATTTTAGTCAGAGACTTAGCCGCATTTGGTAAACCTGTTTACTTAAATTTGCCTCGCCGCCAATTTTACTGTCGAATTTGTCAGCGTTACTTTACCGAACATCTAGATTTTATTGATTATCGCCGAAAATATACACAAAGATATGAAGTGAGTATTTACTCGCAAGTTAATAATTTAGGAGTTGAGCAGGTTAGCCAACAAGAAAAATTAAATATTGAACAAGTGAAGAATATATTCAATCATGTACAGCACAAGCAGCAATCCCAACAGATAACAAGTGCGTTAAAACCGTGTAGTAAATATTAA
- a CDS encoding IS630 family transposase (programmed frameshift), producing the protein MGSRLRVFLTPKQDKILFNLRTADVPQKVKDRAEVIRLSAHGWYVEKIADHFDWTAQTVREVLHRWEKQGLEGLWEKAGRGGKSRWAEADMAFLEKCLEQEPRTYNSVQLAQKLEQERSVKLSPDWLRQVLKKGVIWKRTRKSHKGKQDKVLQQIKQADLEMLELSAAAGEIDLKYMDESGFCAWSEPSYSYYFRGQQKRLEQSKRRGRRLSIIGFLQPLISFVYGLVIGGVSRKSYIQMMELEALEAQKAGRIRVIVQDNGPIHRCKEVQQLWTKWEEMGLYIFFLPKYCSEMNPIELEWQHLKKNELASQSFEDELDLAYAVIDGVQNRGEKGNYSTQRVKFNSYSSA; encoded by the exons ATGGGCAGCCGTTTAAGGGTATTTCTGACTCCTAAGCAAGATAAAATTTTGTTCAACCTGAGAACGGCAGATGTACCCCAGAAAGTGAAAGACCGAGCCGAAGTGATCAGATTAAGCGCACATGGTTGGTACGTAGAGAAGATAGCAGATCACTTTGACTGGACTGCCCAAACAGTAAGAGAAGTTTTGCATAGATGGGAAAAACAAGGTCTAGAAGGACTGTGGGAGAAAGCAGGGCGGGGAGGAAAATCAAGGTGGGCAGAAGCTGACATGGCGTTCTTAGAAAAATGCTTGGAGCAAGAACCACGTACATATAATAGTGTTCAATTAGCCCAAAAATTAGAGCAAGAACGCTCCGTGAAATTGAGTCCTGACTGGTTAAGGCAGGTACTC AAAAAGGGGGTCATTTGGAAGCGAACTAGAAAAAGCCACAAAGGAAAGCAAGACAAAGTATTGCAGCAAATCAAACAGGCAGACTTAGAGATGTTGGAATTATCTGCTGCTGCTGGAGAAATCGATTTAAAGTATATGGATGAATCAGGGTTTTGTGCCTGGAGTGAACCCAGTTACAGTTACTACTTCCGAGGTCAGCAAAAACGCCTGGAGCAGAGTAAGCGTCGGGGTCGAAGGTTAAGTATTATTGGGTTTCTTCAACCCCTAATTAGTTTTGTGTACGGTCTAGTGATTGGTGGCGTTTCACGCAAATCCTATATTCAAATGATGGAGCTTGAAGCACTTGAAGCCCAAAAAGCAGGTCGTATCAGAGTCATCGTTCAGGACAACGGCCCGATACATCGGTGCAAAGAAGTTCAGCAATTATGGACAAAGTGGGAAGAGATGGGTTTGTACATCTTCTTTTTACCTAAATATTGCTCAGAGATGAATCCAATTGAATTGGAGTGGCAACACCTGAAAAAAAATGAACTAGCTTCTCAAAGTTTTGAGGATGAATTAGACCTTGCCTATGCTGTCATTGATGGAGTTCAAAATAGAGGAGAAAAGGGAAACTACAGTACGCAACGTGTAAAATTTAACTCTTATTCTTCTGCTTAA
- a CDS encoding dihydrolipoyl dehydrogenase family protein, whose amino-acid sequence MTIDYDVVIIGGSLAGRYAALTATQLRAKVALVEPQLNNSVIFHQAISEVANLAQKSRDLAGFGINTIHADTAEKCQISVAWTEALRSAQGVVANIQEQTSLANLAAQGVDVIVESGQFETTPHLAFAINQRLLRGRTYLLATGSLSATPQIEGLQATGYLTPTNLWQYLHKQAFQSPELPKNWVIIGSSPQSIEISQTLAKLGCNVTLVVKSPHLLPHLDPEIAQLLQAQLEADGVRVLTQKVVTQVMRIEDKKWIQAGEKAIETDEIVVAIGQQPNIASLNLPQVGVKWHQHRLLVNDQLQTTNRRIYACGDVIGGYDLPNIANYEARIALNNALFFPRLKVDYRPIPWAILSSPTLAQVGLTENQANRQFNKQEALILQNYYKSIAASQLRNEISGVCKLVVRRNGEILGATIFGAEAGDLINIIALAISRNISIQDLANLSTIYPSFSEIIDQTANQFSQQKLNNNSARQEWLDDFFQLRRNWNL is encoded by the coding sequence ATGACAATTGATTACGATGTCGTGATTATTGGCGGCAGTCTTGCGGGGCGCTATGCTGCCTTAACTGCCACACAACTAAGAGCTAAAGTGGCATTAGTTGAGCCTCAGCTAAATAACAGCGTAATTTTTCACCAAGCCATCAGTGAGGTTGCTAACCTTGCCCAAAAATCCCGTGATTTGGCTGGTTTTGGTATTAATACTATACACGCTGATACTGCCGAAAAGTGCCAAATCTCTGTAGCATGGACAGAAGCATTGCGATCGGCGCAAGGTGTTGTTGCTAATATCCAAGAACAAACATCACTAGCTAACTTGGCAGCACAAGGAGTTGATGTCATTGTTGAAAGTGGTCAATTTGAAACTACCCCTCATTTAGCATTTGCTATTAATCAGCGTTTACTAAGAGGTCGTACTTACTTACTCGCCACTGGTTCTCTCTCAGCAACTCCTCAAATTGAAGGACTACAAGCTACTGGCTACCTAACACCTACCAATCTTTGGCAATATCTACATAAGCAAGCTTTCCAATCTCCAGAACTACCTAAAAATTGGGTAATTATTGGTAGTAGTCCTCAAAGTATTGAAATATCACAAACTTTAGCAAAGTTGGGTTGCAACGTGACTTTGGTAGTTAAGTCTCCTCATCTTCTACCTCATCTCGACCCGGAAATTGCCCAATTGCTGCAAGCACAGTTAGAAGCTGATGGTGTGCGGGTGCTGACTCAAAAAGTAGTCACGCAAGTTATGCGCATTGAGGATAAAAAATGGATTCAAGCTGGAGAAAAAGCTATTGAAACTGATGAGATTGTAGTAGCTATAGGACAGCAACCAAACATAGCATCTTTAAATTTGCCACAGGTCGGGGTGAAATGGCATCAGCATCGTTTACTCGTCAATGATCAACTACAAACTACTAATCGCCGAATTTATGCTTGTGGGGATGTCATTGGTGGTTACGACTTACCCAACATTGCTAATTACGAAGCCAGAATTGCCCTCAACAATGCTCTATTTTTTCCCAGGTTAAAGGTTGATTACCGACCTATTCCTTGGGCAATATTATCTTCCCCAACCCTAGCGCAAGTAGGTTTGACGGAAAATCAAGCAAACCGACAATTTAACAAACAAGAAGCTTTAATTTTACAAAATTACTATAAATCAATAGCAGCATCACAACTCAGGAATGAAATCAGTGGTGTTTGTAAGTTAGTTGTGAGGCGCAACGGTGAGATTTTAGGCGCAACTATATTTGGTGCAGAAGCTGGAGATTTAATTAATATCATTGCGTTAGCTATCTCTAGGAATATTTCGATTCAAGATTTAGCTAATTTATCTACTATTTATCCCAGTTTTTCGGAAATTATAGACCAAACAGCAAATCAGTTTAGTCAGCAGAAGTTAAATAACAACTCGGCTCGACAAGAATGGTTAGATGACTTCTTTCAATTGCGCCGTAATTGGAATTTATAG
- the cobD gene encoding threonine-phosphate decarboxylase CobD: MRQPSHGGNLAWAAALAGCSADAIVDFSASISPLGPPQSAIAAICSQISNLRHYPDPDYSELRLALGHFHELPIEWILPGNGSAELLTLAGRELAQLAATILLTPAFGDYYRTLMAYNAKVLEFPLLSAERRVLRDEYQLPQLISPATANSTHYALLLNNPHNPTGKLFTREAILPLLSQFALVVVDEAFMDFVAPDEEQSLIPVVQEYPNLVVLRSLTKFYSLPGLRLGYAIAHPDRLQKWQLWRDPWPVNTLAAAAAIAALTDRDFQQQTWQWLPPARQELFQGLTAIPGLQPLPSAANYLLVETQQSSLQLQQKLLQQHQILIRDCLSFKELGDRFFRTAVRSHTDNQRLLTAIKSVLSAEL, encoded by the coding sequence ATGCGGCAACCATCTCATGGGGGAAATTTAGCTTGGGCAGCAGCATTAGCTGGCTGTTCTGCGGATGCAATTGTGGATTTTTCCGCAAGCATTAGCCCGTTGGGGCCGCCTCAAAGTGCGATCGCTGCTATTTGTTCACAAATTAGTAATCTCAGGCATTATCCAGACCCTGATTACAGTGAACTGAGACTAGCTCTAGGTCATTTCCATGAATTACCTATAGAGTGGATTCTGCCGGGCAATGGTTCAGCAGAATTACTTACCCTCGCAGGTAGGGAATTAGCTCAATTAGCAGCAACAATTTTACTAACTCCAGCCTTTGGTGATTACTACCGAACCTTAATGGCCTACAATGCCAAAGTCCTGGAGTTTCCCCTTCTTAGTGCTGAGAGACGAGTACTGAGGGACGAGTACCAATTACCACAACTCATCAGCCCCGCTACCGCTAACAGCACTCATTACGCTTTATTACTGAACAATCCCCACAACCCAACAGGAAAGCTATTTACACGCGAGGCAATTTTGCCTTTATTATCACAGTTTGCTTTGGTGGTGGTGGATGAAGCATTTATGGATTTTGTCGCACCAGATGAGGAACAAAGCCTGATTCCGGTGGTACAAGAATATCCCAACTTAGTAGTATTGCGATCGCTCACAAAATTCTATAGTCTCCCCGGACTGAGATTAGGATATGCGATCGCTCACCCCGACCGTTTGCAAAAATGGCAGTTGTGGCGTGACCCCTGGCCTGTCAACACCTTGGCGGCGGCGGCGGCCATAGCTGCCCTTACGGATAGAGATTTTCAACAACAAACTTGGCAGTGGCTACCACCAGCACGCCAAGAATTATTTCAAGGATTAACCGCCATCCCAGGATTACAACCCCTCCCCAGCGCCGCCAACTATTTATTAGTGGAGACACAACAATCGAGTTTGCAGTTACAGCAAAAATTACTCCAACAACACCAGATTTTAATCCGAGATTGTCTAAGCTTTAAAGAACTAGGCGATCGCTTTTTCCGCACAGCCGTCCGTTCCCACACCGATAACCAACGCCTATTAACAGCCATTAAATCAGTGCTGAGTGCTGAGTTGTAA
- a CDS encoding HU family DNA-binding protein — MNKGELVDAVAEKASVTKKQADAVLTAALETIIEAVSSGDKVTLVGFGSFESRERKAREGRNPKTNEKMEIPATRVPAFSAGKLFREKVAPPKA; from the coding sequence ATGAACAAAGGTGAATTGGTTGATGCAGTAGCTGAAAAGGCGAGTGTAACTAAAAAACAAGCTGATGCCGTCTTAACAGCCGCTTTGGAAACGATTATTGAAGCTGTTTCTTCTGGCGATAAAGTAACGCTAGTAGGATTTGGTTCATTTGAATCACGGGAACGTAAAGCTCGTGAAGGTCGTAACCCCAAAACTAACGAAAAGATGGAGATTCCAGCGACAAGGGTTCCTGCTTTCTCCGCAGGTAAATTGTTTAGAGAAAAAGTAGCACCCCCAAAAGCGTAG
- a CDS encoding cobyrinate a,c-diamide synthase — protein sequence MTLVIAGERSGVGKTTVTLTLLASLSRRSASVQSFKVGPDYIDPMFHSYVTGHACRNLDPVLTSEAYVQQCFVHHAQESEYALVEGVMGLFDGVGSEGEINSKLSTDFASTAHVARLLDVPVVLVIDCSRLSGSVAAIAHGYCSFDPRLKIAGLVLNRVGSDRHLSLLKDSLKPLQLPILGVLRRQDDITIPDRHLGLIPTAELPELDAVINRLADLGDTCFDWQRLLPLLEAGGRRQEVGGKRQELEGRSELLSPSSPTLREAKATSPSSPKIAIARDRAFNFYYQDNLDLLQKLGAELVFWSPLTDEELPSGVQGMYFGGGFPEVFAQQLAENGSARHSVKQAILAGMPTIAECGGLMYLCEQIVDFDGKSWPMVGILPSSAAMGRRLTLGYRRAVALQDSLLVNAGTKIYGHEFHRSSLITPPTQPLFETYRYDSSEDMGLEGWSLPKNIHASYIHLHWGESIEIPLRFIQQCSLVLSHEW from the coding sequence ATGACTTTAGTTATCGCTGGGGAACGTAGCGGAGTGGGTAAGACAACAGTCACCCTCACCCTTTTAGCATCTTTATCTCGACGCAGTGCCAGTGTGCAGTCCTTCAAAGTCGGCCCAGACTATATCGACCCTATGTTTCACAGTTATGTAACTGGTCATGCTTGCCGCAATTTAGACCCAGTATTAACTTCAGAAGCTTACGTTCAACAATGCTTTGTTCATCATGCTCAAGAGAGTGAATATGCTTTAGTTGAGGGGGTTATGGGGTTATTTGATGGAGTAGGGAGTGAGGGAGAAATCAATTCAAAACTTAGTACTGACTTTGCTAGTACTGCTCATGTGGCACGGCTGTTAGATGTGCCTGTAGTCTTGGTGATTGATTGTAGCCGCTTGTCGGGTTCTGTAGCAGCGATTGCTCACGGTTATTGTTCTTTTGACCCCAGGCTGAAAATAGCTGGGTTGGTATTAAATCGTGTAGGCAGCGATCGCCATCTGTCGTTACTAAAAGATTCCCTTAAACCCTTGCAATTACCAATACTGGGTGTACTGCGTCGCCAAGATGACATCACCATTCCTGATCGCCATCTAGGTTTAATTCCCACCGCCGAACTCCCAGAATTAGATGCGGTAATCAATCGCCTAGCTGACTTAGGTGACACCTGTTTCGATTGGCAAAGGTTATTACCTCTATTGGAGGCAGGAGGCAGGAGGCAGGAGGTAGGAGGTAAAAGGCAGGAGTTAGAAGGCAGAAGTGAATTATTATCCCCCTCATCTCCCACCCTGCGGGAAGCTAAAGCTACATCTCCCTCATCTCCCAAAATCGCCATAGCCCGCGATCGCGCTTTTAATTTCTACTACCAAGACAATCTTGATTTGTTGCAAAAGCTGGGGGCTGAACTGGTGTTTTGGAGTCCTTTAACGGATGAGGAACTACCGTCAGGTGTACAGGGGATGTATTTTGGGGGCGGTTTCCCAGAAGTTTTTGCCCAGCAACTTGCCGAAAACGGCAGCGCTCGTCACTCTGTAAAACAAGCTATTTTGGCAGGAATGCCCACAATTGCCGAATGTGGAGGATTGATGTATCTGTGTGAGCAAATTGTAGATTTTGATGGTAAATCTTGGCCGATGGTAGGAATATTACCCTCATCTGCGGCTATGGGTAGACGTTTAACTTTAGGCTATCGTCGTGCTGTGGCTTTGCAAGATAGCTTGTTAGTAAATGCAGGTACAAAGATTTACGGGCATGAATTTCATCGCTCAAGCTTGATTACACCACCTACTCAGCCCTTATTTGAAACTTACCGCTACGATTCCTCAGAAGATATGGGACTTGAAGGATGGAGTTTACCTAAAAATATTCATGCTTCCTACATTCATCTTCATTGGGGAGAGAGTATAGAGATTCCCCTGCGGTTTATTCAGCAGTGTAGTTTAGTGCTGAGTCATGAGTGGTGA
- a CDS encoding bacterioferritin — protein sequence MQELDHNKTIDLLNAIMEFELAGVVRYTHYSLMVTGPNRIPIVAFFKAQASESLLHAQQAGEILTGLDGHPSLRIAPMEETHKHSVKDILEESLNHERRALDMYKALLDTVTNASVYLEEFARGMIGQEEMHNLELKKMLRDFS from the coding sequence ATGCAAGAGCTTGACCACAATAAGACCATCGACTTACTCAATGCCATCATGGAATTTGAACTGGCTGGGGTAGTACGCTATACCCATTATTCTTTGATGGTGACTGGGCCTAATCGCATTCCCATCGTGGCTTTCTTCAAAGCACAAGCCAGCGAATCCTTACTTCATGCCCAACAAGCAGGCGAAATTCTCACGGGATTAGATGGACATCCTAGCTTAAGAATTGCCCCAATGGAGGAAACCCATAAGCATTCAGTCAAGGATATCTTAGAAGAAAGCTTGAACCATGAACGAAGGGCATTGGATATGTATAAAGCTTTGCTAGATACTGTAACTAATGCCAGTGTTTACCTAGAAGAATTTGCTCGTGGCATGATTGGACAAGAAGAGATGCACAATCTCGAATTGAAAAAAATGCTGAGAGATTTTAGTTAA